TGACTTTGTCAAATGGTTTACAGTAAAAGTGTAATGAATATTTGCATTGTATTTTTTAAACGCACAAATAGAATCAATCTCCAACGGTATGGTTAAATGTAAAAATACAGCCTGATATTTTCAGACGGCACTGGAGATGATCTATATAATATTTTATTTATATTGGAAGAATTGGTAGTCAGTTTTCAGAAGGAATCAAATCATGACCGATTTGGAAAAGAAGCCCAATGGAGAAGATTTGAAGACTGGATAATCCGTTGTGTAACTAGCAAGGGAGAGGAGATACTTTAAAATCAAATTGTCTACGAATTATAAAAGGCCGTCTGAAAATTGAATTTCAGACGGCCTTTTGGTTTCTTTATAACGTCGTTCGTATTATCAGAAACGATAGTTCACGCCCAAGGCAAACTCGCGGCCGCGTTCGTAGAAGGGCACGCGTCCGTTGCCGTCAGGGAAGCGTTGGCTGTGCGAACGGTATTGCTTGTTGCCGATGTTGTTGACGGCGAAGTTGACGTTCAGGTTGTCTTTTTTCAGCGGCTGCCAGTTGGCGTAGATGTCGTGTACGCCGTAGCCTGATTTCTTGCCGTGTATCGTGCCTTGTCCGCGGGCAACGTCGGTGTATTTCACGCTTTGGGCGTAGCGGCCGCGCCAGCCGATTTCGAGTTTGGGATTTTCAAACTGGTAAGACAGGCCGGTCAGCCATTGGCGGCCGGTATTCCAGAAGGTGAACGAGCTTTCGTGGTCTTCCGCTTGAATCGGGCTTTCGCCGTAGTACATTTCGCCGTTCAGACGGGGTTTGACGTAGGACACGCCGGCGCGCGCGGTCAGGCCGCCCCAGCGATAGGATGCGTCAAGTTCATAGCCGTAGGTTTTGAGCGTGCCGCCGTTGTAAATCTTGCCGCGTTCGGTGATGGAGGCGGTGTTGTTGTTGATTTTTGCCCAACGATAGACGATGAGGTCTTTGATGCGTTGGTGGAACACGCTGCCGCTGACGTTGAAGTTGTCGTTGCGCCATTTGAAGCCCAATTCGGCACGGCGGGCGGTTTCAGCTTTGAGGTTGCTGTCCAAATCGGCGGCAGCGCCTGCACGTTCGTTAGCCAACAGGGCTTCGTTCAGGCGGGGCGCACGGCTTGCCTGATTGAGGTTTGCCAAGAGGGAGAAGTTGTCGTTGATGTCCCAAATCGCGCTGATACTGGGGTTGAGCTGACCGTGCGACGCGCTTTGTTTGCTGGCGGCGTTGTATTTGAAATGGTCGTAACGCAGGCCGGTGGTCAGGGTAACGGGGTGCAGGTTCCAAATGCCTTCCGCGTACACGCCGTATTCAGCCTTTTTCTCTTTGTCGCGGTCATACAGGCCGAGAATTTTCAGCCATGCGCCTTTGTCGGAAGGCTCGGAGGTTTCGTGGCGGTAGTTGACGCCGTATTTCACCATGTGTCCGTCGCCGAAGGAGCTGGCGAGGTTCAGATTCGCGCCGGTTGCTTTGATTTTGCTTAGCTCAAGCTGACCGATGGGAACGCCGCCTTGCGCCGTGCCGGAAGCTTGGGCTTTTGGAGAAGGAGCGCCTTTAGGCGGTTTGGTGTCGTCGGTGTTGATTTTGAAGACATTGGCGTCGATTTTGTCGATAAAGCCGACGTTGCGGCCACGGTATTCCAGATTGTAGGTCTGCTCTTTTTGATAAGTGCCATCCACGCCGATGTAGCTGTCAACGTTTTGGAACTCGGCTTTGTCGGTGCGGTTGCCTTTTTGGTATTCCTGACGGTAGGTCAGGCGGATGCCGTGGTCGTCGTTGAAATCGTAGCCGAGTTTGGCGAGGTAGCTGTGCTGTTTCAGACGGCTGCCGAGGTTGACATTGCCGTTGCCGTCTTTGTAGTCACGGTTGTTGAGGAAGTTGCCTGCAAATAGGGCATCAAAGCCGTTTTGATAGCCGTAAACCGCTGCGTTGCCGGTTGAGCCTTTATTGCTGCTCAAGCCTGCGCCCAGTTTGAAACCGAAAGGTTTGCCGTCGGTCAGCAGGTCTTTTGCGTCAACCGTTGTCACGCGGATGGTACCGCCGACCGCACCCAAACCCGCGCTTGCCGCGCCTGTGCCTTTTTCGACGTTGATGCTTTTCACCAAAGCAGGATCAAGCTGGAAGCGGCTTTGGTGGTGGAAGATTTTGGTGGATTGGCTGGTGTTGTCGACTTCTAGGTTAATTTTGTCTTCACCAACGCCGCGGATGCTGTAAAATTGTGCTACGCCGTTGCCGCCACCGACATCCATACCGATTTGGTCTTTCATGACTTGTTTTAAATCGGTCGAAATTTCGCGGTCGAGCTGGTTGCGGGTTACACGAGTCGGTACGGCAGTACCGGTAACCTTAATTTCATTCAGCTCGGCAGTTTCTGCGGGTTGCAAATTTTCGGCATGAGCGAAGCTTGTTGATAATGCGAGTGTAATGATACTAAGGCGGAATACAGGAGAGGAGACCTTATTCATGATTTTTCCTAAGTAAAAAAATTGACTGCTTATTCTAATTATTATAATAATGATTATCAAATTCTTAATGAATATTAATAAATATATTCTGTTTTATTCCAGTCTAAAATTAATAGGATTTTATAAAAATCAATTAGTTTATATTTTAGTTAAATTTAGTAAAGATTCTTTGGTTAAGAAAGGGGTTAAGTCTTACTTTTTCTGAGAGGGAGAGATGAGATAGCTTGAATATCTGTCAATAAAGAATTTTGTCTATCAGTGTTTTATTTAAAAAGGCCGTCTGAAAAGTATTTTTCAGACGGCCTAAATATTTATGTTTTACAGTAAAGGGCTCATCAGGCGGACGGCATTTTCCACGAGGCCGCGGAGTTTAGAGCGTTGTTGCCATGATTTGATGGCAATGTAGCTGCTGTTTTTAAGGTAGCTGCGTTGCAGGTGGCAGATTTGTTTGGTGGTATCGCGATCGTAGATGGCGAGGCTGATTTCGAGGTTGAGGAAGAAGCTGCGCATGTCCATATTGACCGTACCGAAGAGGGAGTAGTCTTCGTCTATGGTCAAGGTTTTGGCATGTAAAAGCCCACCTTCAAACATGGCGATTTTGACGCCGGCTTCCAGCAGCATAGGGTAGTAGGCGCGTGAGGCGTAGCGTACCATCAGTGAGTCGACTTTGGCAGGCAGTATCAGGGTTACTTTGACGCCGCGTTTGGCGGCGACGGTTAATGCCATGAGAAGCGGCTCGTCGGGGACGAAGTAGGGGGTGGTAATTGTGATTTGTTTGGTAGCGGCATAGATGGCGCTGATGATAGTTTCGTAGATGACGAAGCTGCTTTGCTCGGGGCGGAGGGAATGATTTGGGCAACAATATTGCCTTGCTGCATTTTTTCGGGAAGGATTTGGGGCAGCAGGTTTTTGCTTGGTTGAGGTATGTTTGTACGTTTTGGAGGTTTTTATCGGTTTCGACGGCAAGGTCGGCGAAGAAGACGGCTGACAGTTCCAGTACCATAGGCCCTGTGCAACGCATCATGGCATCTATCCATTCGCCGACGCCTGAGTTTTGTTTGAAGTAGCGCGGATCGACGAGGTTGAAGCTGCCGGTGTAACCGATTTTGCTGTCGATGACGAGGAGTTTACGGTGGTTGCGCAGGTCGGTGCGTGTGAATAATGTACGCCAGATGCCGACAGGTAATGAGGTATGTACTTCTACGCCTGCTTGGCGCAGTTTCTCTACCCAATCGCTTTCAAGAAAGCTCCTGCTGCCGACGGCATCGGCCAGTATGGCGCAGTCTACGCCTCTGGCTTTGGCGGCAAGGATTTCATTTAGAATTTCTTCGATGCGGCCTTTGGGCTCGATAATGTAAAAGGCCAACAGGCAGGAATGGGCTGCGCCGCGTATGTCGGCAAGCATACTGTCGATGATGGTGTCGGTGGTTGAGAGCAGGCTCATGGCGTTGCCTCGGGTTGCACCCAGCCCCGTTCCTTTTTCGGCAACTTTACTGATGCCGTGGTAACGCGATTTCACTTGGTCGGCAATATCGAGATACATATCGGTAAGGTGGGCGGCGGCAAAGTTGCGGTAGAAACGGTTCATTTCTCCGGTACGTTTGGCGCGGGCCGTACCGAGACGCGGCTCGCCGATGAGGATGTAGGCGATGGTTCCGAATACGGGGAAAAGGAAGAGGATAATCAGCCAGGCAAAGGTTGAGCCGATGTTTTTTTGTTTGTACAACACGCGCAGCATGCAGGCGAGTGCGGCGCAGGTGTGGGCGAAGATAAAAATCTCGGTCCAGGTGATGTCTTTTAAGAAATTCATATTAGGTGGGGAGTGGTTGGGTTTTTCAATTTGAAGGTTTGGGCCGACAAGCTTCAAATATTAAGTATATAGAAAAACCGTCTGAAAACAAATTTACACGATAATTGTGTTTTTTGTTTTCAGACGGCCTTTGCGTTGCTTCCATTAACGGTGATACTGACGGGACAATTCGTGTACGGTATCGACCAAGATTTTGGCATGTTCGGGGTCGGCGTGTTGGTTGATGCCGTGGCCGAGGTTGAATACATGGCCGCTGCCGTGTCCGTAGTCAGCAAGAATGCGTGCGACTTCGGTGCGGATAGATTCGGGCGTACCGAAAAGGGCAAACGGGTCGAAGTTGCCTTGCAGGGCAACTTGTTCGCCGACGCGACGGCGGGCTTCGCCGATGTTGCAGGTCCAGTCCAAGCCTAATGCGTCTGCGCCGATTTCTGCCATGCTTTCCAGCCATAAGCCGCCGCCTTTGGCAAATACGATAACAGGCACGCGGCGGCCTTCGCTTTCGCGTTTGAGTCCGGCTACGATTTGACGGATGTATTTCAGGCTGAATTCTTTAAATGCGGCATCGCTCAACACGCCGCCCCAAGTGTCGAAAATTTGTACGGCTTGTGCGCCGGCATCGATTTGGGCATTGAGATAAGCGGTAACGGCTTGGGCATTGGTGTCGAGGATTTTATGCAGCAAATCAGGGCGCGAATACATCATGGTTTTGATGGTGCGGAATTCTTTGCTGCTGCCGCCTTCAACCATGTAGCAGGCGAGTGTGAACGGGCTGCCGGAGAAGCCGATGAGCGGAACTCGGCCGTCCAGTGCTTTACGGATGGAAGTTATCGCGTCAAAGACGTATTGCAGTTTTTCCATGTCGGGAACTTGCAGTTTGGCAATGTCGGCTTCGTGTTGCAAAGCGCGTTCAAATTTCGGGCCTTCGCCTTCGGCAAAATACAGACCCAAACCCATGGCGTCGGGTACGGTCAGAATGTCGGAAAACAGAATTGCCGCATCCAGATCGAAGCGGTCTAAAGGCTGGATGGTAACTTCTGTCGCCAGCTCGGTGTTTTTGCACAAATCGAGAAAGCTGCCTGCGCGCGCGCGCGTGGCTTTGTATTCAGGCAGATAGCGTCCGGCTTGGCGCATCATCCAAATGGGCGTGTATTCGACAGGCTGTTTGAGCAGGGCGCGGAGGAAAGTATCGTTTTTCAGAGCAGTCATGATAAATAGGCTTTCTGATTTGGTGTGTTGGACAAAGTTCAGACGGCCTTAGATATGTATTGAGGCCGTCTGAAATGATTAAATGGTTGGTTCTGTTGTAGATTTCATATTGTCGCTTAATGCGAAATCAGTACATCAATTTGGCTGAGGAAGGGCTGCCGGATGTTCTTCTTCGGCCACGCTTTCCAAAACTAGATTGCGTTGTTCTTGCGCTTTTTGTGGCTGGTCGGTTTCATCAAACACGCGCGCTAGAACCAAATGTGCGGATACGCTGGGTTGCAGGGCGATGCTGGCTTCGAGGTAGCCTTGAGCTTTGCCCCAAAGTTTGCGGCCGTAAGCCAGTTGGCCAAGATACATCAACAGTAGCGCATTGTCCGGTTGCTCCTGCAGCCAAGAGTCTGCCAAGTCGATGGCTTTTTGTTGCTCGCGCTCGCTTAGGAAGCGCACGGATTCGACAAATGCCTCCAAAAGCTCGGGCTGGCGGTTTTGCGGATAATGGGTTTTTACCCATTTGACCGCTTCGGCATATAAGCCCAAACGCTCGTATTTTTCGGCAATCGCGACGCACAATTCGCCAGACTTCACACTTTCGGGAATCTGTTTCAAACAGGCTTTCAGACGGCCTGCATCGGTTACTTCGCTTAAGAGGCGGCGATATGCCCAGTTTTGATACTGTTCGGCTTCGTAATCGTTGATGGCGCCGGCTTTGACCAGTTTTTCTGCTTTTGCCAAGACATCTGAAGCATCGCCATGATCAAAGGCATAACGCAACTGCAGGCGGACCAGGCGGCTCAAGTTGCTATTGATTTTTGCTGCGGCTTCAAGGTTTTGTGCGGCAGTCGGATAATCGCGGCGGCTCAGTGCAGATTCGGCCAGCAAAAGATGACGGGAAAGCTGTTGTTTTTGTGGCAGGTATTCGATTTCGTGCAGGTAGCGGTCGCGTAATTCGAAGTTTTCCATTTGGTCGGCCGCGTGCGCGCCCAACATCAAAGCCAGGGTACGGTTGTCGCCTGCTTCTTTGTTTTGCAAGACTTTGGCGGCTTCTTGTTCGGCTTTTTCAAAGCGACCTTCAAAATATGCCAGACCTGCGCTGTTCAAAGAGGCGGAAGCCTGACGGCCTTTGCGGGCGATGCCGAAGCGTTGCATACGCGCCGGAATGTTCAAGAGGCCGAACACGAATTTAATCAGGAAATACAAGACGAATACGCTCAACAGCAGGCCTAAAACAAAGGCATGCAGATTGATACGCAGCATGGTTTGTTCAACCACGACGTACACGTTGCCGGTATAAATGCCGGAAGCCAACGCTAAACCGACGGCGGCAGCAAACAGAATGACAATCCAAACGACGGTTTTCATGCTTGCTCTCCTTTAATTTTGGCAGCAGGCTTGGTTTGGTTTTGTGGTTTGGCAGCTTCGGCGGCCGGTTCTTTTTTGTTTTCAGACGGCAAAGCAGGTGCTTCCAAAGACTGAGGAGCGGAAGCGGCAGCCGGTGCTGCAGTCGTGGCTTGATCGGTAGCTTCAGCCGGAGCGGAAGCGGTTTGCTCGGCAGCTTGGGTTTGTGCAGCTTCCTCGGTTGTCATTTGTGTACGCGAACCTTCTTGATAAGCGCGAACGGCGCTCAAGCTGGCTTTCAGGCTGTCGTCTGAAATCATGCGGACATCAAGGGCTTTGAGTTCGGCCAACTCTTTCAGCCATGACTGGGTAGCAGGGGATTTGCTGTCGAAGTATTGCTTCACGGTTGCTTCAACGTTGTTCAAATCGCTTTGATACACTTCGCCGTTGTGTTGCAACAGGGCAATGCGCGCATCCAAAAGGCGCAGGCGCAGGTTTTCACGGATGAAGTAGGTTTGATCGGGCGAAATCAACATGGCGTCGTTGCTGTCCAGATGACGGACTTCAACCAAGCCTTTGAGGGCATTGAGGGATTTTTCCCATGTGTTTTCCCACCAAGTTCCTGAATTAGTGGCTTCGACAGGCGCAGCACCTGGTTTCAATACGCCGTCCAAAACCAAAGGCAGGCCTGAAATACCGGTTTCCAAACGGTCGATACGCAAGGCTGTAGCGGAAATATCGACATAAGGACGGTTTTTCAGTGCGGCCAAATCATTGCTGATGGCTTGTTTGACGGGGATAAGTTCAGGCTGTTCAAAACGGCTTAAGCGACTGTCGATGTGTTCCAATACGCTGACCGCGCCTTGTAGGTTGCCTGACAGCATCAATTGTTGCGAAGCAGTGTTCAGCATGGATTCGGCTTCGTCAACCAGCCAGTTGATACGGCCTTTGAGTAACTCTTGATAAGCTTTCTGCGTTTGCAGGATTTGATCACTATTGTTTTTTTGACCGTTGTTCAGGCGGTCTAACTCGGCCTGAATAGCGGTTTGGCGGTTGAGGTTGTCTTTTAAAAGGCTGGCGTTTTCAGATTCGCCCAACGCGGCTTTGTCGATTTTTGGTTGAATTCGAGCTCTTGGTTTTTTAAAACATTTTGACCCTGTACAAACAAGAATCCGCTCGCGCCTAGGCCAAGTAGTGCCAAGACGGTTGCACCTGCGGCCAAGGCTTTGCCGCCAGATTGTTTGATGATAACAGGGGCGTTGTTTTGTGGGAGATTGTTGGACTCGGGCATACTCGCCTCCACTTGCTGAGGTTGGGTAGGTTTGATTTGTTCAGACGGCCTGGTGTTTTCAGAACGTTCAGGCGCCGGAGCTGCCGTATTGGCAACTTGTTGGGTATCTTTATTGTCTTCGACTGGGTTCACTGCTTGGCTCCTTTGTGGCATGGATGAAAGTGCAGCGGATAAAGAAGTGACGGCTTCTACATGTTTGGCGCCGACGATGCGAAGCGCATCGGCAATGCGTGGATGATGGGTAAAGTATAGCAAGGATTCGAAGAATCGGGAAAATTGCGGCGGAATCTGATGGAAAAATTCGCGCGCGAGTTCGCCGGATGTGACGTAGGCGGCGGCGATGTCTTCGGTTTTAAAGTTCTGCCAATCGATGGCGTGTGGCCGTCTGAAATAGATTTCGGCGATGTCGATTTGGAAACCTAGTTCGGTCAGTTTGTCTGCTAGAAAATCACGGCCGCCATGACCTCGAATGATTAAAACTCGGGCATTGGGTGGCAGGTTTTTCCAAATAGGCATTCTCAAGACGGCTTCGCTGTCGTTGCCATCTTCAGGAGAGAATACGGGATAGGGGGAGAATTGCGCCAAAGTATGTTGGCTGGTTTGGCCGACGGTAATGTGTACTTTAGGGCCGTCTGAAAAGGTCAGATACGGTACTGCAGTTTCAATAGTGGTCGGGCTGACCCAAAACACCACATCGGCTTGCTTGAATTGTTCGGGAAGTTTGTTTAGTGCCGAACGGTCTGCCTCTATTTCAATCGGACTCAATACCTGAGCCTGCCAACCGGCTGCATGGCAGGTTTGGATATCTTGCTGTGGACGGTTGGACGGACGGATGATGAGTAGAGTAGGCATAATGTAGGATAAATTATTAAGGTTTAGGCCGTCTGAAAGAAGGGTTTCAGACGGCCTGTTGCTGACGTACGTTATTGATCGACGAATGCGCGCTCAATCAGGTAGTCACCGCGAACGCCGGTTTTCGGAGAAACGGTCAGGCCGAATTCGTCCAAGACGTTGCAGGTATCTTTCAACATGGCAGGGCTGCCGCACAGCATGGCGCGGTCGTCTTGCGGATTGATTTTAGGCAGGCCGATGTCTTCGAAGAGTTTGCCGCTGCGCATCAAATCGGTCAGACGGCCTTGGTGTACATATTCTTCGCGTGAAACGATTGGGTAGTAAATCAGTTTTTCTTTAACCAAGTCGCCCAAGTATTCGTGTTCGGGTAATTCTTTGGTGAAGCGGTCGTAGTATGCCAAGTCTTTTTTGTAGCGTACGCCGTGAACCAAGATGATTTTTTCGAATTGCTCGTAAACATCAGGGTCTTTGGTAATGCTCAAGAAAGGGGCGATACCGGTACCGGTGCTCAAGAGGTAGAGGTGTTTGCCCGGATTCAGGTCGCCGGCAACCAATGTACCGGTCGGTTTTTTACTGATAAGGACATCGTCGCCGACTTTAAGGTGTTGCAGGCGGCTGGTCAATGGGCCGTCTTGTACTTTAATGCTGAAAAATTCCAGATGCTCTTCCCAGTTGGCGGAAGCCACGCTGTATGCGCGCATCAGTGGTTTGCCGTCTACCATCAGGCCGACCATGACGAACTGGCCGTTTTCAAAGCGCAAAGATTCGTCACGGGTGCAGGTGAAAGTGAAGTAAGCGTCGGTCCAGTGGTGTACGGACAAGACTTTCTGGGTGTTGAATGCTGCCATTGATATTTCCTGTCGGATAAGGCCGTCTGAAAAGGATAGGTCGGGGCGGCCAAGGTTAATAAAAAGAATGGAATATGGTGTTCAGCTACTTGCTTGCCGGTTTGGCTGATTTTTCGCTGAGGCTGTGCAGGTCGGAATAGCGTCCGCCTGCGTTGATCAATTCATGATGAGTACCTTGTTCGACTACATTGCCTTCGTGCATGACAACAATATTGTCGGCTTTTTCGATGGTCGAAAGTCGGTGGGCAATCACCAATGTGGTACGGTTTTGCATCAGGTTTTCCAATGCGGTTTGTACCAAACGTTCGGATTCATTATCCAGTGCACTGGTGGCTTCGTCCAAAATCAAAATCGGCGCATTTTTCAAAAGCGCACGCGCAATGGCGAGGCGTTGACGTTGGCCGCCGGACAGTTTTAAACCGTTTTCGCCAACTTCAGTGTGCAGGCCTTGTGGCATTTTTTGGATAAATTCCCAAGCATTCGCGGCTTTTGCAGCATTGATAATTTCTTCTTCATTGAATTTGTCAGCTTGAGCATAGGCAATGTTTTCAGCAATCGTACCATTAAACAGGACAACGTTTTGGCTGACGAATGCCATGCGGCTGCGCAGGCTTTCGAGTGTATATTCATTGATGTTGACGCCGCCAATCAAAACCTTGCCTTCATCCGGATTAAGGAAGCGCGGCAACATATTGGCCAAGGTGGTTTTACCGCAGCCTGATGCGCCGACCAATGCAGTCACTTTGCCTTGCGGTACAAGCAGGTTGATGTGGTTCAAGCTGTTGCGTTCGGCTTCAGGATAGCGGTGTACAACATTGCAAAATTCGATATCGCCAGGGTTTGGGCTGAGGGTTTGTTTGCCTTCGTTGCTTTCTTCGGGTTGGTCCAAAAAGGTGAAGACGCTTTCAGCCGCCGCCAAACCGCGTTGCAGGGACTGCATCACGCCGGTCATGCGTTTGATGGGGTCAAACATCATGATCATGCTGGACAAAAACGACATAAAATCGCCTGCACTGAAGCCGGAAAGTCCTGCTTGGCGGGCGGCTGCGTAAATAATCGCAGCCAGAGCAACCGAGGCCATTAATTGCGTAATGCCGGTACCGGCAGAGCTGGCGGAAACTTGTTTGAGCAGGTTGCGGCGCACATCGTCGGCAATACGGTTGAAGCGGCGATTTTCATAATCTTGACCGCCGTAGATTTTTACAACGCGTTCACCATTAATGCTTTCGCCCAAGACCTGCATCAGCTGGCCAAGATAAATTTGGTTGTTGGCAGACAGTTTGCGCAGGCGTTTGCTGACTGTTTGGATACATACAGCAACAACCGGTAAGATGATAAAAGTAATCAGGGTCAAACGCCAGTTTAGATAAGTCAGCAAACCCAACAGGCCGACTACGCTCACGCCGTCTTTGGCAATCACGGTAATGACGTTAAACCCTGCATCGGTAATTTGATTGACGTCGTTCAAGATACGAGACATCAAACGGCCGCCGGTATTGCTGCTGAAATACGAAGTCGGCAGGTGCATCATTTTGTTGAACATTTCACCGCGCAAGCGCTGCACCAAGTGGCTGGACAGATAAGTCGTGCAATATTCGTTAATGAAGTTGAACAGGCCGCGAATGAAAAACAGCGCCACAATTGCCAGCGGCAACCATGACATGCTTTTCATGTTTTTATCGACAAAACCTTCATTAATCAAAGGTTTGAGCAAGTAACCGAAAGCCGGCATCGTACCGGCGACAATCAGCATGGCCACTACGGAGACGATAAACATCTTCCAATAGCTTTTTAAATATCCAAGCAAACGCTTGTACAGCTCCCAGTTGGATGTGGCTTGTGTTGTCTGCATATCAATCCAGATTTAGAGCAAACATGCAATTCTAAACGAAAATATCTGTCATTACAATGTTTGCAATTGAAAGTCAAAAGGAGTTGGTATTGTTTTAACGCCTTGATTTTATATGATAACGACTGTAATGCGGTTGGATTGGCAATAACGCTGCCTACTTCATAAACACTAGTCGCGGCCGTCCGAAAAAGTTTCAGACGGCCTCTTCAGTCGTCAAAGACAGCCGGTTAAGCCAAAGCTTCCTTAATGATGTCTTTTACTGTCGTTGCGTTATTAGGGACAACACGGACACGTTGCGGCAGGTTTTCCAAGCCTTCCAATGCGGCCGGACGGGGGATGGCAACTTCGCCGACCGCTTCATGGATGGTGGCTTCAAATTTGGCAGCCAACGCGGTTTCGAGGCAGACAATGGTTTCGCCGGCTTCGCGTACTTCACGCGCTACTTTGATGCCATCAGCAGTATGCGGATCAATCAATTCACGGTCTTGTTCGTAAACCTGTTTGATGGTGGCAAGGCGGTTGGCATGGGTCGATTTGCCGGAAACAAAGCCATATTGTTGATGTACTTTGTTTAAGGCAAATTCCAAATTGAAACCTTTGCCGGAGCCTACTTCAGCCCATAAGGTTTTGATTTCGTCTGCATCACGGTCCATCAAGTCAAACACAAAACGCTCGAAGTTGGAGGCTTTGGAAATATCCATAGACGGGCTGGATGTGACGTGGGTGTGTTCGCTGTTGCGCGGGCGGTATGTGCCGGTTTTGAAAAATTCGTCCAATACGTCGTTTTCATTGGTGGCAACAATCAAGCGATGGATAGGCAGCCCCATTTGGCGGGCGATATGGCCGGCGCAGACATTGCCGAAGTTGCCGCTTGGTACGCAGAAGCTGACTTTTTCGTCATTGCTCGAAGTGGCGTTGAAATAACCGGCAAAGTAGTACACGACTTGGGCGACGATGCGGCCCCAGTTGATGGAGTTGACTGTGCCGATATGGTATTTGGCTTTGAATTCGGCATCGTTTTGTACGGCTTTAACGATGTCTTGGCAGTCGTCAAACATACCTTCAACGGCGATGTTGTGGATGTTGGCATCTTGCAAGCTGAACATTTGCGCGCGTTGGAATGCGCTCATTTTGCCTTCCGGAGACAGCATGAAGACATTGATGCCTTTTTTACCGCGCAGGGCATATTCGGCGGCAGAGCCGGTGTCACCACTGGTGGCGCCTAAGATATTGAGTTCTTTGCCTTCTTTGTTCAATACATATTCAAACGCATTGCCCAAGAATTGCATGGCCATGTCTTTGAATGCCAAAGTCGGGCCGTTGGAGAGGGCTTGGATTTTGATGCTGTCTGAAAGTGTGCGCACCGGAGTGATGGCTTTGGTCCCGAATACTTCTTCGGTGTAGGTGCGGTTGATGATATCGCGTAAATCATCAGCAGGGATGTCGGTG
This region of Neisseria subflava genomic DNA includes:
- the thrC gene encoding threonine synthase; the protein is MKYISTRGATARKQFSEVLLIGLAPDGGLMLPEQYPQIDRATLDQWRTLSYPELAFEVMSLFATDIPADDLRDIINRTYTEEVFGTKAITPVRTLSDSIKIQALSNGPTLAFKDMAMQFLGNAFEYVLNKEGKELNILGATSGDTGSAAEYALRGKKGINVFMLSPEGKMSAFQRAQMFSLQDANIHNIAVEGMFDDCQDIVKAVQNDAEFKAKYHIGTVNSINWGRIVAQVVYYFAGYFNATSSNDEKVSFCVPSGNFGNVCAGHIARQMGLPIHRLIVATNENDVLDEFFKTGTYRPRNSEHTHVTSSPSMDISKASNFERFVFDLMDRDADEIKTLWAEVGSGKGFNLEFALNKVHQQYGFVSGKSTHANRLATIKQVYEQDRELIDPHTADGIKVAREVREAGETIVCLETALAAKFEATIHEAVGEVAIPRPAALEGLENLPQRVRVVPNNATTVKDIIKEALA